In the Sinomonas cyclohexanicum genome, CCGGACGCGGCGCTGTTCCCGAACTCGCGCAACGGCTCGTTCCCGAAGACGGTCGGCACGATCGCCGGGGACGTGGAGCTCGCGGTCCCGCGGGACCGGGACGGGACCTTCACACCGATGCTCGTGCCCAAGGGCGCCCGGCGCCTGTCCGGGCTCGATGACATGATCATCTCCCTGTACGCGGGCGGGATGACGGTGCGCGACATCGAGCATCACCTCGTCTCCACGGTCGGCACCGAGGTCAGCCGCGAGACGATCTCCAAGGTCACCGACGAGGTCCTGGACGAGGTCCTGGCCTGGCAGCGCCGGCCGCTGGAGTCCTTCTACCCGGTCATCTACCTGGACGCGATCGTGGTCAAGGTCCGCGACGGGGCGCACGTGCGCAACAAGGCCGCGCACATCGCGGTCGGGGTGGACATGGACGACGCACGTGCTCGGGATCTGGGTCCAGGCCGCCGAGGGCGCGAAGTTCTGGGCCGGGGTCTGCGCCGAGCTGGCCAACCGCGGCGTCCGGGACGTGCTCATCGTCTGCTGCGACGGGCTCACCGGCTTCCCCGAGGCGATCGAGGCGACCTGGCCCGAGTCGCTGGTGCAGACCTCATCTGTCCACAATGGCGGTGGCCGAACCGTTCGGCCAGCCACCTGCGCCGTGGCGGTCAGAACCCTTGCAGACGCGTCGCCCTCGAGGCCCACATGCAGACCCGTTCGGCCGCCGCGGGGCAGAATCGTGAATCAGCCAGCGGGAGATGCGACGCCGGTGCGGCGATCGCCGAGATGAGGTCCTGACGCGAGGCTGCCGCGCACCGCCGGCACAGGTGGGTTCAGTCCGAGAGGAAGGACCTGCGGTATGACAAGTACTGAACTGGCTACCGCTGCCGGGACCCCCGAGGTGTTCGCCGGCGTGGACTGGGGCGGTGCGTTCCACCAGCTCTGCCTCGTCGACTCGACCGGGGCCACGCTGCTGCAGAAGCGCTTCCCGCACACCGTCGAAGGCCTTGCCGGGCTGTGCGCCGCCCTTGCCGCGGTCGCTGGCGTGGTCCGGGTCGCCATCGAACGCGCCGAAGGGCTCCTGGTCGAGCGGCTGCTCGAGCTGGCCGTGGAGGTCTACTGCATCTCCCCGAAGGTCTCCGCCCGGTCCCGGGAGCGCTACCGGATGGCCGCGAAGAAGTCCGACGCGTTCGACGCCTTCGTCCTGGCCGACAGCCTCCGCCACGAACACACCCATTGGCGCCCGATCCGACCCGCGTCCCAGACCCTGATGCGCCTGCGCGCCGTGATCCGCGACCGCGAGCGGCTCGTGTGGCGCCAGCGCGACCTGGAGAACCAGCTCCGGGCGGTGATGGAGTCCTACAACCCTGCGGTCCTGCACCTGTTCTCCAGCCTCGACCGGGACATCTCCCTGCAGTTCATCAGGCGCTACCCACAGCCCGCCCAGGCCGCCCGCGTCGGGGTCAAGCGCATGGACGCCTTCATCACCGCCCACGGCTACTCCGGGCGCACCAGCGCCGAGACCCTCGTGGAACGCCTCCGCCCCCACCTGCTCGCCGCGGGCGAGGGCACCAGCGCCGGCCGGGCGTTCACCGCAGTGCGGATGGCCGAGGAGCTCTCCCTGCTCAACGGGCACCTGCGCGAATACGACACCGAGATCCAGGCACTGCTCGCCGCCCACCCCGACACCCGGATCTTCACCGCCTTCCCCGGCGTCGGCCCCGTCACCGCCGCGACCCTCCTGGCAGGGATGGGCGAGGACCGCGACCGGTACCCCTCCGCGGCGTCGCTGCTGGCCGAGACCGGGCTCGCTCCCGTCACCCGCGCCTCCGGGCGCACCCGCCAGGTCCGCTTCCGCTACGCGGCGAACAAGCGCATGCGCCACGCGATCGACTGGTGGGCCTTCGTCGCCGTCCGCGAGGACCCCCACTTCACCGGCGAGCACTACCGAAGGGCCCGGGCCGCAGGCCAAGGCCACCACCGCGCACTGCGCGGCGTCGCAGCCCGCTGGGTCCGCATCCTCTGGCGCTGCTGGCACGACCGCACCGAATACGACCCGGCCCTGCACCCCCTACGCCGGCAGGCCCTCGAAGCCGCCGACCACGCCCAGGACACCGGCCCCATCCCCCAGCGCACCGCAGAGGAACACCTGGCACTGCCCGCCGCGAGCTGAGCCCACGCACACCCCCAGCGGACGGGAAGCCCCCGCCCGCCGATCAGCCCTGCCCCCCGCGACCCCCATCCGGACCCCAGGGGTTGACAGCGGGAGTCTGCGTGGTGCACCTGATCCGGGCCTCGATGCGGTTCGTGGCCTACGGCCAGCGCAAGGCCGTCGCCGCGGCCCTCAAGACGGTCTATCAGGCCCCGAACGAGGCCGCCGCGAAGGCGGCCCTGGAGGAGTTCGCGGCCTCCGAGCTGGGGAAGAAGAACCCCAACACGGTCCGGGCGTTCCAGGACGCCTGGGAGCGGTTCATCCCGTTCCTGGCGTTCCCGCCGATGCTGCGCCGGGTCATCTACACCACCAACGCGATCGAGTCGCTGAACTACCAGCTGCGCAAGGTCATCAAGAACCGCGGCCACTTCCCCTCCGACGACGCGGTCGTGAAGCTGCTCTGGCTCGCGATCTGCAACATCGAGGACAAGCGCGCCCGCGAACGGGCCAAGGAGCGCGGACTGCCTGCAGACCGGCGCAAGGCCGACGGGCGCCTCGTCCAAGGCCAGGTCACCACGAACTGGAAGCAGGCCCTGGCCCAGCTCGCCCTGGCCTACCCCGAACGCATCAACCCCTACCTCTGAACCAAACCGGAGACCGACCACTCACACAAACAACTTGACACGCTCCGCTCGGGCTCAAAGGCACCAATCCACGGTTCCCGCGGAGGCCCTCCGCCACCATGCTGGAGGACAGGCTCACCGGCACCACAGAAGGTTCGGGGTCGACCGCGACGGACACCCCCAGCATCCATCCCGCACACACACGGCGCAACCACCGGCCACGCACGAACCTTCGCGCACCACGGTGCGCCCCGCAGGCGGCGCCCCCATGCTGGGGGTCAGCTTCTGGGAGTCACGTCCCCCGCAGGGCAGCTTCTGGAAGTCACATCCTGGGGGGCACGTCCCGTGGGGAGTGCACCCGCTGAAGCTGACCCCCAGGAGGTGATCCCCAGAAGGTGACTCCTAGACGGAGGGGCGGGCGAGGCGGGGGCGGGCCAGCGTCGCCCACAGGTGCCACAGCATCCCCCCGAAGGTGATCAGGAATGCGGCCACCGCGACCCACAGCTCGCCACGGCCGATCGCCGTGACCACGGGCAGGTTGTCCGCGCGCCCCAGGTAGATCCCCGCGACGGCGTACATGCCGAGGGGGAAGATGACGCTCCACAGCCCGGGCTCGTAGGCCAGGGGCACGCGGTGCACGATGTGCCGCCACCACCCCGCCGCGAGCAGCACGGGGAACAGCCACGAGGCGAACGCCCAGAACACCACGGACGCACCGGCCACGAGCCCGCGTGTAGCGTCGACCATGGGGGCGCCGGCCATCTCGACGATCCGCGCGCCGGCGAGGACGCTGATCGCCATCGCGCCCATCGCCACGAAGTAGGGCGGGCGGAGGTCCTCGGGGCGGATGGGGTAGGTCATCAGCCGGAGGGAGACGAAGACGCCCACGGCCGCGTAGAGGATGAGCCCCACGGACCACGCCACGACGGCCACGAGCGCGAGCCCCGCACGCCAGTCCGGCCCGGCCAGGGGCTCCACGGTCGCGGACGCCACGGCCACCGACTGGCTCGCGACGCACCAGATGAACCACGTCCCGTTGGCGTCCTTGACCACGGGCCGCTCCGCGCGGCCGAGCACGGCGGTCCACGGGATCACGTAGCCCAGCACCACCCACGCGAGCAGCGCGAGGCACAGCAGCACGGCGGTCGCGGCCGGCCAGCCAGCCATGCCGAGCCGGACGCCGAGCACGTCGGTGCCGGCGATGAACGTGAAGAACCCGAAGGCCCGGCCGGGGTGCATGAAGTCGCGCCGGATGTCCTCGCGGAACCGGACGAGGCGCACGAGGTTGAGCGTGAGGATCACCACGTAGGAGACGAGGCACACCCACAGCAGGGGCGCGGAGAGCCAGTGGATCCCCTCGAGCTCGAGGCCCACGGAGATGATGCCGCTCGCCATCGTGAGGGCAAAGTACCCGGGGGTGAGCGTCTGCACGGCCTCGGCGACGCGGGATCCTGCGGGCGCTGCGGCTGTGCTCATGGCCCCCAGCCTAAGGCGCGGGCTCCGACTCACGGCACGAGGACCACCTTGCCGATGTTGCGCCGGGCTTCGAGGTAGGCGTGGGCGTCGCCGGCCTCGGCGAGGGGGAACGTGCGGTCCACGTGCGGGCGCACCCAGCCTTCGTCGACCCCCTCGAGGAGGGCCTCCATCCAGCCTCGGACCTTCTCGGTCTCGCTGAATAGGTGGCCTAGGTTTACGCCGAACACTCCGAGGTTCCGGTTCATGAGCGGGATCGGGTTGAAGAGCGGCTGCTGGGCCACGAGCGCGAGGAGCCCGAGCTTCCCGGGCAGCCTCGACGAGACCGCGCCGGAGACGCTGAACATCCCGAGCCGTCCCGTGGGGCGCAGCATGCGGTAGCTCCGCCGCCAGTGGTGCCCGCCGAACGGGTCCAGGACAAGCTCGACGCCGCGGCCGCCGGTGAGCCGCATGACCTCCTTGGTCCAGTCCTGGGTCGTGTAGTCGATGGCCTCGTGGAGGCCGCGTTCGGCGAGGAACGCGTGCTTCCGCGCGCTGGCGGTGCCGATCATGCGGGCGCCGATGTGACGCCCGATGTCCAGGGCGGCGAGCCCCACTCCCCCGCCGGCGTTGTGGATGAGCACGGTGTCGCCCGCGGACAGCGACCCCATGACCACCATGAGCTGCCACGCAGCGAGGTAGGTCACGGGGAGCGCCGCCGCCTGCTCGTGGGACAGCGTGGCCGGCTTCTCGAACACCTGTTCCTGCGGGACGCAGACGGTGTCGGCGTACCCGCCGAAGTGCGTGAGGCCGACGACGTCGCGCCCCACCCACCGCGGGTCAGCCTCGGGCCCGACGGCGTCCACCGTCCCCGAGACCTCGTAGCCCACCACCGCAGGGAACCGCGACACATCCGGGTACAGCCCCTGGCGGGCCAGGATGTCGGCGAAGTTGACCCCGCTGGCACGCGCGCGGATGCGGACTTCGCGTCCCCTCGGGACGGGGTCCGGCGACTCCCTCAGGACGATCCGGTCGGTTCCGCCCGCGGCGGTGATCACAGCCTGCCTCATGGAAGCGGATCATAGTCCCGCCCCGGAAACGCCCGGTGGCGCGGGTCCGCGTAGCCTTGGAGCACCGACGGAAGGACGCCCATGCCCGCCCAGATCATCCGCTTCGCCGACCTCCGGCCCGAACGCTGGAAGAACGGCGGCGGCACGACGGTCGAGATCGCGCGCGGGCCGGCCGATCCCGGCACCGACTGGGACTGGCGCCTGAGCATCGCGGACGTGGACCGCGCCGGCGACTTCTCGGCGTTCGAGGGCATGGAGCGCGTCCTGACCGTGATCGACGGCGAGCTGCTCGTGCTGACCGTGGACGGCACCGAGCACGGGCTCGAGCGCTACCGCCCCTTCCGGTTCGACGGCGGCGCCCCCGCGAGCGCCGTCCTGCCCACCGGCTCGATCCGCGACCTCGGCCTCATCACCCGCCGCGGCGCATTCACGGGGTACGTGACGATCCTCGAGCTCTCGAAGAAGCGCCCCCTCCCGCTCGGGCCTGGCCAGCTCGGCGTCCTCCTCCAGGGCGACGCGGTGGCGCACCTTCCGTCTTCGGCCGCCCCCGGCGCGACGCACGATGGCACTCCCCTCGCGCGCTACGACACCGTCCGTGGCGGCGAACCTGCTCCCACTGTGGCCGGGCGCGGATTCCTCGCGGTCGTGTCGGTGGTGCCTGGTGCAGATGATGCGTGAGCAGCGGGCCGCCAGGCACAATGCACCGGCCGATAAGGCGTCCCAAACGCCGATCCGCCGCTGAGTTGTGCCTGGAGGGACGCCGCCACGGAGCCGCGCGCAACGGTTCCGCTCAGCGGAAGCGTCGAGTGGCGGCGGGCCCCCGGCCGCGATGAACTGGCTGCATGTCCCTCAAGCTCACCCCTGCCGCCAACCACGTGGGCCGCGACGTCGGTGCGTCCATCCCCACAGAGGCTGAAGGGGTCTTCGCCCTCGGGGACGAGCCCGCCGGGGAGCTGGAGCGGATCTGGCCCCGCGCCGCCGTGCATCTGAGGGTCCGCAGCAACGATGCGCACACGCTGTACGCGGTGGCGATCGCGCGGTCGCTGCTCGCGGCGCACCCCGAGGCGGACGCGGGCGTGGTGCTGCCGGCGATGATGCTGCATGACATCGGCTGGTCCAAGGTGCCCGCCGACGAGGTCCTGGAGGCGATCGCGCCCGGCGGCGGGCGGCCCGATCTGGTGCTGCTGCACGAGAAGGAGGGCGCGCAGCTCGCGGAGGGGATCCTCGCCGAGGTGGGCGTGCCGGCGGAACGGGCGGCGCGCATCGTCGAGATCATCGACGGGCACGACTCGCGGCGTGAGGCGCTCTCGATCGAGGACGCGATCGTCAAGGACGCGGATAAGGTCTGGCGGCTCACGCCGCACGGGCTGGACACGGTCATGGACTGGTTCGGGATCGACCGCGGACAGGCGCTGCGGCTGTGCAGCTCGCGCGTGCACTCGCACCTGTTCACAGACGCGGCGAAGGCGCTCGCACGCGGGCTCGCGGGCGTGGAGTCGGCGAACCTGTGGCCCGAGCGGGCGGCGCTAGAGTTGCCCTGACTGTACGGTTGCCCTGAGCGGGGCCCGACCTCAGGAGGCACGATGGCGGGCGGCAGCAACGAGCCCGGACGCACCGTCACGTCCAAGGTGCTCGCGCTGCTGTTCGCGTTCGAGTCGGGACGGCGGTCGCTGAGCTTGTCCGAGCTCGCGGAGACCGCCGGGCTGCCGCTGAGCACCACGCACCGGCTCGTGGGCGAGCTCGTCGAGTCAGGGGCGCTGGCGCGGGATCCGCAGGGGCGCGTGCAGCTGGGCATCCGGCTGTGGGAGCTCGGGCAGAACGCCGGGCGGGCGCTGCGCGACACGGCGCACCCGTTCGTCCAGGACCTGTTCTCCCTCACCGGCGAGACCTCGCACCTCGCGATCCGCGAGGGCCACGAGGTGCTGTACATCGACCGCGTGTACGGGACCAAGCGTGTGCCGCGCGCGTCGCGCGTGGGCGGCCGTCTGCCCATGCACGCGACCGCCGTGGGGAAGGTGATCCTCGCGTTCGAGGAGGACTGGGTCCGCGACGCCTACTTCAACCGGCACCTCGAGCAGCCCACCGCGTTCACGCACATCAACCCGGCCAGGCTCGCCGACGAGCTCGCGCAGATCCGCGATCAGGGCTACGCGACCACGGCGGAGGAGGTGCGGCTCGGGTCGGCGTCGATCGCGGTGCCCGTCTTCCACACCGGGCGGATCGGGGCCGGGCTCGGGCTCGTGGTGCTGTCCTCGCAGGCGGGCACCATGCTCCGGCACCTGCCGACGCTGCGCGGCATCTCGGCGCAGATCGAGCGTGCGACGGCCCACATCCCTCTCGAGACGCTGCGGGCAAGCGCGAAGATCAGCGGCTGACCTCCGCGGGGCCTCCAACGCCGAGGGGCGATGTCCCTACGGCTCGAGCCGCCGTCGCAGGAGGCAGAACTCGTTGCCCTCCGGGTCGGCGAGGACGTACCACGAAGCGTCGTCGGGCTGGCCGAGGTCGAGGCGGCGGGCGCCGAGGGCGAGGAGCCGCTCGAGCTCGGCGTCCTGGTCCCGGTCCACGGGGTTGACGTCGATGTGGAGGGCAAGCCGGTCGGTGCGCGCATCGGTGCCCGGCATGAGGATGATGGTGGGCTGAAGCCCGCCGAACCCGGCCTCCGGAGGCCCGATCTCGATGAGGCCGACGTCCTCGCGGTCGATCTCGACGTAGCCGAGGACGCCGCACCAGAACTGGGCGAGCAGCTCGGGGTCGGCGCACTTGAGGACGAGCTCGCTGATGCGGGAGGCCATGCGGATCAGTCTAGGGACGCCCCTGCCGTCACTTGGCAACAGGCCGCGAGCGTGGAAACCTCGTCAGGGTGACCGCCACGAAACGTCCCCGCTGGCTCACGCGCAACGTCCGCACGCTCTCCGCGGTGAGCTTCTTCCAGGACGCCGCGAGCGAGCTGCTGTACCCGATCATGCCGATCTTCCTCACGGTGGTGCTGGGCGCGCCGGCGGCCGTGGTGGGCGCCGTCGAGGGGGTCGCCGAGGGCGTCGCGTCGCTGACCAAGCTCGCGGCCGGGCGGCTCGCGGACCGGTACTCCAAGCGGCCCCTGATCGGCCTCGGCTACGGGCTCGCGGCCGTGGGCAAGCTCATGATCGCGCTCGCGTCGTCGTGGCAACTCGTGCTCGCGGCGCGGAGCGTGGACCGCCTCGGCAAGGGCATCCGCGGGGCGCCCCGCGACGTGCTGCTCATGGAGGGCGCCGACCCCGCGAGCCGCGGCCGGATCTTCGGCTTCCACCGCATGGCGGACACCCTCGGCGCCGTGGTGGGGCCGGCCGTGGGGCTCATCCTGTACGAGGCGTTCAGCCGGCAGATCCCGCCGCTCCTGTGGGTCGCCGTGGTCCCCGCCATCCTCTCGGTGGTGCTGGTCGCCGCGGTGCGGGAGAAGCGCAAGGCCCCCGGCGGCGTCGTGCGCGGAGGGACAGGACGCACGACGGCGGCCCCGCACCCGGGTGACCCGGCGCGCCTCCCCGCGCGGCTGAGGCTGCTGATCGGCGGCCTGACGGTGTTCTCGCTTGTGAACTTCCCGGACTCGCTCCTGCTGCTGCGGGCGCACGATCTGGGGCTCTCGACGGAGGGCGTGATCGGCGCGTACATCCTGTACAACGTCGCGTACGCGGCGCTGTCCTACCCGGCGGGCGCGCTGTCCGACCAGATCCCGCGGTACCACGTGTTCGCGGTAGGGCTGGCGTGCTTCGCTGTCGGCTATCTGGGGCTCGGGCTCATCGGCGACCCGATGTGGGTGTTCCCGATCCTGATCGTGTACGGCGGATTCACCGCCGCGACCGACGGCGTGGGCAAGGCCTGGGTCTCGAGCCTCGCGCCCGCGGGGCTGCAGGGCCGGGCGCAGGGCCTCTTCCAGGGGCTCACGGGCGGCGGGATCCTCGTCGCCGGGCTGTGGGCCGGGCTGGCGTGGGGCGACGCCGGGCGGGTGCCTCTGCTCGTGAGCGGCGCCGCGGGAGTGGTGCTCGCCGTCGGGCTGGTCGTGGCGGGGCGGCGGCTGGCGTCGAGGTGAGGGGTCGGCGCGAAGGTCACCGGGGACGGTGAGTGCCTTCGAGCCGTGCCTTGAGCCCCTTCCAGATCCGCTGTTCCTGACGCCGTCCGACGGCGGCGAACACCGGCGCGGCGATCTTCAGGAAGCCCTTGGGCCTGAGGTTCCAGGCCCAGGACATGCGAGTTCCCTCGGGGTCCGCGGAGAACGTCAGCGCCCCGTCGATGTCCGCGGCGGCCATCCGGGTCACGGATCCCAGCCGGGAGGGCCGGGAGTACTCTGTGACCTCCAGATCGAAGGGAGTGGTGCCGCGCCCCGAGGCCATGGTGACGTGCCAGAGGGTTCCCACCCCGATGGGCCCCGGCGTGGCCTTCTCGACGCTGCTCATCTGGGGGTTGTACAGCGGCTCGTTGCGCTCGTCGGCGACGAAGTCGAAGACCTCCTCCACCGGGCGCCTGATGGTGATCGAACCGGTGATCGCTGCCATGTGGACGGCTCCTCGGCTGTGGGGCAGGACTGGTCACCGCCCCGCGCGCGTACCCCAAGGGTCTGCCGGGCGGCTCTGCGCCTGAAGTGCCGAAGGTCCCGGGCGTGTGCGCCTGTACTGCCAGCTGGGCTCGGGTGAGAGACTCGACGGAATGACAGCCTCCTTGCGTTGCGAGATCTTCCCGTCCGACCTCGAGGCAACGGCCCGGTTCTACACGGAGGTCCTCGGATTCCGCATCACCCGCGACGGCCGCCAGGAGGGCATTCGCTACCTCGCCCTCGAGCGTGGAACCGTCCAGCTGGGAGCGGCGTACCGCCCGGCGCCCCCGCAGCGGGGCTCGCGCCGGCCCCCGATCGGGGTCGAACTCGTGCTCGAGGTCGAAGACCTTCTGGCCGAGCGTGACCGCGTTGCCGAAGCAGGATGGCCAGTGGAAGAAGAGATCACCGAGCGACCGTGGGGGCTGCAGGACTTCCGTCTGCTCGACCCCGACGGCTACTACTGGCGACTCACCACGCGCGCCAAGAACGGGTGACTGCACGCCCCTCACACGCTAGCGGCGCCTTAGTCAGATCCTGCCGTCGACTGCACCCAGAATTCCCACCAGGGGAATGTTGCCGAATCTGATTGCTCCAGCAGGAACATCCATCTACGGTTCAAGGAGTGATCCCCACCACACACGCAAGGAGGCGATGCCCCGTGGATCTTGACCTCGAAGAGCTCGCAGCGGTCATCGAGCAGCTCGACAAGACTGAGTTCACCGACTTCTTGTTCGAGAACGGCGACTTCAAGCTGCGGGTCTCCCGCGGCGGCCACTTCACGGACGCCGCGCCCCGGACCGCGGCTCAGGCCGCGCACGACGCCGCGCCGTCGCCCGCCGCTTCTCCCTCGCCCGCCACCGTGGCCGCACCGCAGCCGGCCCCAGCGGCTGCTGCGGCCCCGGCGCCCGGCCTCCATTCCGTCCCGGCCTCCGCACCTCAGGTGCCGCCGCAGCCCGAGGCCGGCCACGCCGTCGTCACCGCCCCGATGCTCGGCACCTTCTACTCGGCCGCGAAGCCGGGCGCGGCGCCGTTCGTGGCCGTCGGCGACGCGATCGGCCCGGACACGGTGGTCTGCATCGTCGAGGTCATGAAGCTCATGAACTCCGTCCAGGCCGGCATCTCCGGCACCATCACCGAGGTCTACGTGAAGGACGGAGACCTCGTGGAGTTCGGCCAGCCGATCTTCGAGGTGCGGGAGTCCGCATGACGGCGCCCGCCACTCAGAACATCAGGCACCGCATCTTCATCGCGAACCGCGGCGAGATCGCGGTCCGCCTCATCGAGGCGTGTGACCGCCTCGGCTTCGAGACCGTCCTGGGCGTCTCGGCCGCGGACAAGGACACACTCGGCGCGAAACGTGCCACGCGCGTTGTCGTGCTCGGCGGGCCCCGCCCGGGCGAGTCGTACCTGGCGATGAACACCGTGGTCCACGCCGCCGTCGCAACGGGCTGCACCGCCGTGCACCCGGGCTACGGCTTCCTCTCGGAACAGCCGGCGTTCGCGCGGCTGTGCGCCGAGGAGGGCCTGACGTTCATCGGCCCGCAGCCCGAGGCGCTCGATGCCCTCGGCGACAAGCTCACCGCCCGCCGCCTCGCCGAGGCGAACGGCGTGCCGGTCTCGAAGGGTGGCACCGCGACCACGGGAGAGGAGGTCGCGGCCCTCGCTGACTCGATTGGCTTCCCGGTGCTCATCAAGGCAGCGTTCGGCGGCGGCGGGCGCGGCATGAAGCTCGTGCGCAGCCAGGACGAGCTCCTCGACGCGTGGCAGCTCGCCTCAGCCGAGGCGGAGGCAAGCTTCGGCGACGGCACGGTGTTCCTCGAGCGGTTCGTGGAGGACGCCAAGCACGTCGAGGTCCAGGTCCTCGGGGACCGCCACGGGCACCGCATCCATCTCGGCGAGCGCGAGTGCTCGGTCCAGTACCGCTACCAGAAGGCCGTCGAGGAGGCCCCGTGCGCGGCGCTGCCCGAGGCCACCCGTAGGCTCCTGCACGCGAGTGCCCTCCGCCTCGCGGACGCGCTGGACTACGTGGGCCTCGGGACCGTGGAGTTCCTCTACGACCCGTCCCGCGACGAGCTCGCGTTCCTCGAGGTCAATCCCCGCCTCCAGGTGGAGCACCCGGTCACGGAGGCGATCACCGGCGTCGACCTCGTGAGGGAGCAGATCCTCGCCGCGCTCGGCGAGCCGCTCTCCGTCACGCAGGAGGACGTCCGCGTGACCGGCCACGCGATCGAGTGCCGCATCACCGCGCAGGATCCGGAGCGTGGGCTCGCCCCGAGCCCCGGACGCGTCACCCGGTGGCGGCCGACGGCGGGCGGCGGCCTCCGCCTCGACACGCATCTCTACGAGGGCTACCTCTTCCCGCCCTACTACGACGCCCTCATGGCCAAGCAGATCGCCTGGGGCCCGGACCGGGATGCGGCGATCGAGCGCATGGAGTCCGCGCTGGCGGGCTTCGAGATCGGGGGCCTGACCACCTCGCTCCCGCTCCTGCGCCGCATCCTCGCGCATCCCGACTACCGGACCAACCGGGTCACGACCCACTGGCTCACGGACCACCTGGAGGACATCATGCAGGCTCCCGACGCCCGGGCCGCGGGCTCCGGCCCCGCCGCGCTGCCGCACGAAACGGCGGTGGCGCGCTGATGGCGAAGATCAGCCTCGTCGACGTCTCGCTCCGCGACGGCAACCAGAGCCTCTGGGGCGCCACGGGCATCACGACGCGCATGGTGCGCGGCGTCGCCCCGCTCCTGGACCGGGTGGGCTACCGGACCCTCGAGCTGGTCTCGAGCACGCTCATGGCCACGGCCGTCCGCTACCACGCGGAGGACCCGTGGGAGAAGATCCGCGTGGCCCGGCAGCTCGCCCCGAACACGCAGCTCGGCTTCCTCACCACGGGCAAGCGGTTCATCACGTTCGGCCGCACGCCGGACGCGGTGTTCGAGCTCGCGTTCACGCTCCTGGCCCGCAACGGCGTCCGGAAGCTGTGGGTCATCGACCCGATGCATGACATGGAGGGCGCCAAGCGCACCGCCGCGATGGCCAAGCGCGTGGGCTTCGAGGAGGTCATCGGCGGGGTCTGCTACACGATCAGCCCGGTCCACACCCCGGAGTACTTCGCCGAGAAGGCCGGAGAGCTCTCGGACAGCCCGGACATCGACGGCGTGTACCTCAAGGACCCCTCCGGCATCCTCACGCCGGACAGCGTCCGCACCCTCGTCCCGGCGCTTCAGGCCTCGCTCGGCGCGACGACCGGTGGCCCGCAGCTGCGCGAGGTCCACTCCCACTCGACTACGGGCCTCTCCCCCATCACGCTCCTCGAGGCCGCGGACCTCGGCGTCGAGACGCTGCACTGCGGGCTGCCGCCGCTCGCTGACGGGCCCTCGCACCCG is a window encoding:
- a CDS encoding acetyl-CoA carboxylase biotin carboxylase subunit produces the protein MTAPATQNIRHRIFIANRGEIAVRLIEACDRLGFETVLGVSAADKDTLGAKRATRVVVLGGPRPGESYLAMNTVVHAAVATGCTAVHPGYGFLSEQPAFARLCAEEGLTFIGPQPEALDALGDKLTARRLAEANGVPVSKGGTATTGEEVAALADSIGFPVLIKAAFGGGGRGMKLVRSQDELLDAWQLASAEAEASFGDGTVFLERFVEDAKHVEVQVLGDRHGHRIHLGERECSVQYRYQKAVEEAPCAALPEATRRLLHASALRLADALDYVGLGTVEFLYDPSRDELAFLEVNPRLQVEHPVTEAITGVDLVREQILAALGEPLSVTQEDVRVTGHAIECRITAQDPERGLAPSPGRVTRWRPTAGGGLRLDTHLYEGYLFPPYYDALMAKQIAWGPDRDAAIERMESALAGFEIGGLTTSLPLLRRILAHPDYRTNRVTTHWLTDHLEDIMQAPDARAAGSGPAALPHETAVAR
- a CDS encoding VOC family protein, with the protein product MTASLRCEIFPSDLEATARFYTEVLGFRITRDGRQEGIRYLALERGTVQLGAAYRPAPPQRGSRRPPIGVELVLEVEDLLAERDRVAEAGWPVEEEITERPWGLQDFRLLDPDGYYWRLTTRAKNG
- a CDS encoding SRPBCC family protein yields the protein MAAITGSITIRRPVEEVFDFVADERNEPLYNPQMSSVEKATPGPIGVGTLWHVTMASGRGTTPFDLEVTEYSRPSRLGSVTRMAAADIDGALTFSADPEGTRMSWAWNLRPKGFLKIAAPVFAAVGRRQEQRIWKGLKARLEGTHRPR
- the accB gene encoding acetyl-CoA carboxylase biotin carboxyl carrier protein; this encodes MDLDLEELAAVIEQLDKTEFTDFLFENGDFKLRVSRGGHFTDAAPRTAAQAAHDAAPSPAASPSPATVAAPQPAPAAAAAPAPGLHSVPASAPQVPPQPEAGHAVVTAPMLGTFYSAAKPGAAPFVAVGDAIGPDTVVCIVEVMKLMNSVQAGISGTITEVYVKDGDLVEFGQPIFEVRESA